One stretch of Tenrec ecaudatus isolate mTenEca1 chromosome 18, mTenEca1.hap1, whole genome shotgun sequence DNA includes these proteins:
- the CDH16 gene encoding cadherin-16 isoform X3 encodes MVPAWLWVFCLSAPQVLLEAQPTELHVEVPENYGGNFPLYLAKLPLPLEKSEGRVVLSGDPGGEAESPFAVDPESGFLLVTRALDREEQAEYRLQVTLESEDGLVLWGPLSVPVHVKDENDQVPHFSQAVYSAQLSRGTRAGVPFLFPEALDEDEPGTANSDLRFHILSQVPAQPAPNMFQLEPQLGALALSLEGSTSLDQALEGPYQLLVQVKDMGDQASGHQTTATIVVSIVENTWAPLEPIHLAENLQVPYPHLIAQVHWSGGDVHYHLESQPPGPFDVNTEGKLYVSRELDREGQAEYLLRVRAQNPRGEDYAEALQLQVVVTDENDNAPVCPQHDLPISIPELSPPGMEVTRLSAEDVDAPGSPHAHVVYQLLNPEPEEGAESGAFEVDPTSGSVTLGAAPLQAGQNILLQVLAADLAGAEGGLSSTCEITIMIKDINDHAPEFTTSQIGPLSLPEDAEPGILVATLTATDADIEPDFQLMDFAIVAGDVEGTFGLDWEPGAGQVQLRLHKKLSYETAPRHKLLVVVQSVVELVGPDPGPRSTATVTVLVERVSLPQLDQESYKTSVQVSTPAGSLLLTIQPSDPMSSPLRFSLVNDSKGWLCIKEASGEVYTARSLEDALPGDTYTVLVAVQHDQGVVVSGASGDPDPASRQGPYSFALGPDPTVQRDWHLQAINGSHAYLSLALNWVEPQKHVIPVVVSRSDLKWQLLVQVAVCRCTVEGQCLRKVGRMKGMPTKQSALGILLGTLAVIGFILILIFTHLAMSRKKDLDQPVDSVPLKTAI; translated from the exons ATGGTCCCTGCCTGGCTGTGGGTGTTCTGCCTCTCTGCCCCCCAG GTTCTTCTTGAGGCCCAGCCTACAGAGCTGCATGTGGAAGTCCCGGAAAACTATGGTGGAAATTTTCCTTTGTACCTGGCCAAG CTGCCACTGCCCCTTGAGAAGTCTGAGGGCCGGGTTGTGCTGTCGGGGGACCCGGGCGGGGAGGCGGAGAGCCCCTTTGCCGTGGACCCAGAATCTGGCTTCCTGCTGGTGACCAGGGCGCTGGACCGAGAGGAGCAGGCAGAGTATCGGCTGCAG GTGACCCTGGAGAGTGAGGACGGCCTCGTCCTGTGGGGCCCGCTGTCCGTGCCCGTGCACGTGAAGGACGAGAACGACCAAGTGCCCCACTTCTCCCAGGCTGTCTATAGTGCTCAGCTGAGCCGGGGCACCAGGGCTG GTGTCCCCTTCCTCTTCCCGGAAGCTTTGGATGAGGATGAGCCAGGCACAGCCAACTCAGATCTCCGATTCCACATCCTGAGCCAGGTCCCAGCCCAGCCTGCTCCAAACATGTTCCAGCTGGAGCCCCAGCTGGGggctctggccctcagcctcgaGG GGAGCACCAGtctagaccaggccctggaggggCCCTACCAGCTGTTGGTACAGGTCAAGGACATGGGCGACCAGGCCTCAGGGCACCAGACCACAGCCACCATAGTTGTCTCCATAGTGGAGAacacctgggcacccctagagccCATCCACCTGGCAGAGAATCTCCAAGTCCCATACCCACACCTCATTGCCCAG GTGCACTGGAGTGGGGGGGATGTGCACTACCATCTGGAGAGCCAGCCTCCTGGGCCCTTTGATGTCAACACAGAGGGGAAACTCTATGTGAGCAGAGAGCTTGATCGAGAAGGCCAGGCTGAG TACCTGCTCCGGGTGCGGGCTCAGAACCCCCGTGGCGAGGACTATGCAGAAGCTCTGCAGCTGCAGGTGGTGGTAACGGATGAGAATGACAACGCCCCTGTCTGCCCCCAGCATGACCTCCCCATCAGCATCCCTGAGCTCAGTCCCCCAG GGATGGAGGTGACGAGGCTGTCGGCAGAGGACGTAGATGCCCCCGGCTCTCCTCATGCCCACGTGGTCTATCAGCTGCTGAACCCTGAGCCTGAGGAGGGGGCAGAAAGCGGAGCCTTTGAGGTGGACCCCACCTCCGGCAGTGTGACTCTGGGGGCCGCCCCGCTCCAAGCTGGTCAGAACATCTTGCTTCAGGTGCTGGCCGCTGACCTGGCAGGAGCTGAAGGTG GCCTCAGCAGCACGTGTGAGATCACTATCATGATCAAGGACATCAACGACCATGCCCCTGAGTTCACCACCTCCCAG ATCGGGCCCCTGAGCCTTCCTGAGGATGCAGAGCCGGGGATTCTGGTGGCCACCCTCACGGCCACCGATGCTGACATCGAGCCTGACTTCCAGCTCATGGACTTTGCCATTGTGGCGGGAGACGTGGAGGGGACCTTCGGTCTGGATTGGGAACCAGGCGCTGGTCAAGTCCAACTCCGGCTCCATAAG AAGCTCAGCTATGAAACAGCTCCAAGACAcaagctgctggtggtggtgcagaGTGTGGTGGAGTTGGTGGGGCCTGACCCAGGCCCTAGGTCCACAGCCACTGTGACTGTGCTTGTGGAGAGGGTGTCACTCCCCCAGCTGGACCAAGAGAGCTACAAGACCAGCGTCCAGGTCAGCACCCCAGCTGGCTCTCTCCTGCTGACCATCCAGCCCTCAGACCCCATGAGCAGCCCCCTCAG GTTCTCCCTGGTCAACGACTCAAAGGGCTGGCTCTGTATCAAGGAGGCCTCAGGGGAGGTGTACACAGCCCGGTCCCTGGAAGACGCCCTCCCCGGGGACACATACACAGTGCTCGTGGCAGTCCAGCAT GACCAAGGCGTGGTGGTCAGCGGAGCCAGCGGAGACCCCGACCCAGCCAGCAGGCAGGGTCCCTACAGCTTTGCCCTTGGCCCTGATCCTACAGTGCAGCGGGACTGGCACCTCCAGGCCATCAATG GTTCCCATGCCTACCTTAGTCTGGCCCTGAACTGGGTGGAACCCCAGAAGCACGTCATCCCTGTTGTGGTCAGCCGCAGCGACCTCAAGTGGCAGCTCCTGGTTCAAG TGGCTGTATGTCGGTGCACCGTGGAGGGGCAGTGTCTGCGGAAGGTGGGCCGCATGAAGGGCATGCCCACGAAGCAGTCGGCGCTGGGCATCCTCTTGGGCACCCTGGCTGTGATCG GCttcatcctcatcctcatctTCACCCACTTGGCCATGTCGAGAAAGAAGGACCTGGATCAGCCAGTGGACAGTGTGCCCCTGAAGACGGCCATCTAA
- the RRAD gene encoding GTP-binding protein RAD: MTLNGGGGGGAGGVRGAARERERRRGSTPWGPAPPLHRRSMPVDERDLRAALAPGAPAMPGPPTPGARLDWPEGSSDSVSSGGSDSDDSVYKVLLLGAPGVGKSALARIFGGVEEGPDAEAAGHTYDRCITVDGEEASLVVYDIWDQDGGHWLPSHCMAMGDAYVIVYSVTDKGSFEKASELRVQLRRARQTDDVPIILVGNKSDLVRSREVSVDEGRACAVVFDCKFIETSAALHHNVQALFEGVVRQIRLRRDSKEANAQRQAGSRRRESLGKKAKRFLGRIVARNSRKMAFRAKSKSCHDLSVL, encoded by the exons ATGACCCTAaacggcggtggcggcggcggagcCGGCGGAGTCCGCGGCGCGGCCCGGGAGCGCGAGCGCCGTCGGGGCAGCACGCCCTGGGGCCCCGCGCCGCCGCTGCACCGCCGCAGCATGCCGGTGGACGAGCGCGACCTGCGGGCAGCGCTGGCGCCGGGCGCCCCGGCCATGCCCGGGCCCCCGACTCCGGGCGCGCGGCTGGACTGGCCCGAGGGCTCCTCCGACTCCGTCAGCTCGGGCGGCAGCGACTCCGACGACAGCGTGTACAAGGTCCTCCTGCTTGGCGCGCCCGGGGTGGGCAAGAGCGCCCTGGCCCGCATCTTCGGTGGCGTGGAGGAGGGACCTGACGCTGAGGCCGCAG GGCACACGTATGACCGCTGCATCACGGTGGATGGAGAAGAGGCTTCCCTCGTGGTTTACGATATTTGGGATCAG GATGGAGGCCACTGGCTACCCAGCcactgcatggccatgggggatgCATATGTCATCGTGTACTCCGTGACGGACAAGGGCAGCTTCGAGAAGGCCTCAGAGCTGCGGGTCCAGCTGCGGCGGGCAAGGCAGACCGACGATGTGCCCATCATCCTCGTGGGCAACAAGAGTGACCTAGTGCGCTCTCGAGAGGTCTCCGTGGATG AGGGCCGGGCCTGTGCAGTGGTCTTCGACTGCAAGTTTATCGAGACATCGGCCGCACTCCACCACAACGTGCAGGCTCTGTTTGAGGGCGTCGTGCGCCAGATACGCCTTCGGAGGGACAGCAAAGAGGCCAACGCTCAGcgacaggcaggcagcaggcggcGGGAGAGCCTGGGCAAGAAGGCAAAGCGCTTCCTGGGTCGCATCGTGGCCCGCAACAGCCGCAAGATGGCGTTCCGTGCCAAGTCCAAGTCCTGCCACGACCTCTCCGTCCTCTAG
- the CDH16 gene encoding cadherin-16 isoform X4, producing MVPAWLWVFCLSAPQVLLEAQPTELHVEVPENYGGNFPLYLAKLPLPLEKSEGRVVLSGDPGGEAESPFAVDPESGFLLVTRALDREEQAEYRLQVTLESEDGLVLWGPLSVPVHVKDENDQASGHQTTATIVVSIVENTWAPLEPIHLAENLQVPYPHLIAQVHWSGGDVHYHLESQPPGPFDVNTEGKLYVSRELDREGQAEYLLRVRAQNPRGEDYAEALQLQVVVTDENDNAPVCPQHDLPISIPELSPPGMEVTRLSAEDVDAPGSPHAHVVYQLLNPEPEEGAESGAFEVDPTSGSVTLGAAPLQAGQNILLQVLAADLAGAEGGLSSTCEITIMIKDINDHAPEFTTSQIGPLSLPEDAEPGILVATLTATDADIEPDFQLMDFAIVAGDVEGTFGLDWEPGAGQVQLRLHKKLSYETAPRHKLLVVVQSVVELVGPDPGPRSTATVTVLVERVSLPQLDQESYKTSVQVSTPAGSLLLTIQPSDPMSSPLRFSLVNDSKGWLCIKEASGEVYTARSLEDALPGDTYTVLVAVQHADERGRSALVPLVLHFLRTPPPPAPVSARHLCTPRQDQGVVVSGASGDPDPASRQGPYSFALGPDPTVQRDWHLQAINGSHAYLSLALNWVEPQKHVIPVVVSRSDLKWQLLVQVAVCRCTVEGQCLRKVGRMKGMPTKQSALGILLGTLAVIGFILILIFTHLAMSRKKDLDQPVDSVPLKTAI from the exons ATGGTCCCTGCCTGGCTGTGGGTGTTCTGCCTCTCTGCCCCCCAG GTTCTTCTTGAGGCCCAGCCTACAGAGCTGCATGTGGAAGTCCCGGAAAACTATGGTGGAAATTTTCCTTTGTACCTGGCCAAG CTGCCACTGCCCCTTGAGAAGTCTGAGGGCCGGGTTGTGCTGTCGGGGGACCCGGGCGGGGAGGCGGAGAGCCCCTTTGCCGTGGACCCAGAATCTGGCTTCCTGCTGGTGACCAGGGCGCTGGACCGAGAGGAGCAGGCAGAGTATCGGCTGCAG GTGACCCTGGAGAGTGAGGACGGCCTCGTCCTGTGGGGCCCGCTGTCCGTGCCCGTGCACGTGAAGGACGAGAACGACCAA GCCTCAGGGCACCAGACCACAGCCACCATAGTTGTCTCCATAGTGGAGAacacctgggcacccctagagccCATCCACCTGGCAGAGAATCTCCAAGTCCCATACCCACACCTCATTGCCCAG GTGCACTGGAGTGGGGGGGATGTGCACTACCATCTGGAGAGCCAGCCTCCTGGGCCCTTTGATGTCAACACAGAGGGGAAACTCTATGTGAGCAGAGAGCTTGATCGAGAAGGCCAGGCTGAG TACCTGCTCCGGGTGCGGGCTCAGAACCCCCGTGGCGAGGACTATGCAGAAGCTCTGCAGCTGCAGGTGGTGGTAACGGATGAGAATGACAACGCCCCTGTCTGCCCCCAGCATGACCTCCCCATCAGCATCCCTGAGCTCAGTCCCCCAG GGATGGAGGTGACGAGGCTGTCGGCAGAGGACGTAGATGCCCCCGGCTCTCCTCATGCCCACGTGGTCTATCAGCTGCTGAACCCTGAGCCTGAGGAGGGGGCAGAAAGCGGAGCCTTTGAGGTGGACCCCACCTCCGGCAGTGTGACTCTGGGGGCCGCCCCGCTCCAAGCTGGTCAGAACATCTTGCTTCAGGTGCTGGCCGCTGACCTGGCAGGAGCTGAAGGTG GCCTCAGCAGCACGTGTGAGATCACTATCATGATCAAGGACATCAACGACCATGCCCCTGAGTTCACCACCTCCCAG ATCGGGCCCCTGAGCCTTCCTGAGGATGCAGAGCCGGGGATTCTGGTGGCCACCCTCACGGCCACCGATGCTGACATCGAGCCTGACTTCCAGCTCATGGACTTTGCCATTGTGGCGGGAGACGTGGAGGGGACCTTCGGTCTGGATTGGGAACCAGGCGCTGGTCAAGTCCAACTCCGGCTCCATAAG AAGCTCAGCTATGAAACAGCTCCAAGACAcaagctgctggtggtggtgcagaGTGTGGTGGAGTTGGTGGGGCCTGACCCAGGCCCTAGGTCCACAGCCACTGTGACTGTGCTTGTGGAGAGGGTGTCACTCCCCCAGCTGGACCAAGAGAGCTACAAGACCAGCGTCCAGGTCAGCACCCCAGCTGGCTCTCTCCTGCTGACCATCCAGCCCTCAGACCCCATGAGCAGCCCCCTCAG GTTCTCCCTGGTCAACGACTCAAAGGGCTGGCTCTGTATCAAGGAGGCCTCAGGGGAGGTGTACACAGCCCGGTCCCTGGAAGACGCCCTCCCCGGGGACACATACACAGTGCTCGTGGCAGTCCAGCATGCAG ATGAGCGGGGCCGCAGTGCCTTGGTGCCCCTGGTGCTCCACTTCCTGAGGACCCCACCACCTCCGGCCCCAGTGTCCGCCCGACACCTCTGCACGCCCCGCCAGGACCAAGGCGTGGTGGTCAGCGGAGCCAGCGGAGACCCCGACCCAGCCAGCAGGCAGGGTCCCTACAGCTTTGCCCTTGGCCCTGATCCTACAGTGCAGCGGGACTGGCACCTCCAGGCCATCAATG GTTCCCATGCCTACCTTAGTCTGGCCCTGAACTGGGTGGAACCCCAGAAGCACGTCATCCCTGTTGTGGTCAGCCGCAGCGACCTCAAGTGGCAGCTCCTGGTTCAAG TGGCTGTATGTCGGTGCACCGTGGAGGGGCAGTGTCTGCGGAAGGTGGGCCGCATGAAGGGCATGCCCACGAAGCAGTCGGCGCTGGGCATCCTCTTGGGCACCCTGGCTGTGATCG GCttcatcctcatcctcatctTCACCCACTTGGCCATGTCGAGAAAGAAGGACCTGGATCAGCCAGTGGACAGTGTGCCCCTGAAGACGGCCATCTAA
- the CDH16 gene encoding cadherin-16 isoform X1, translating to MVPAWLWVFCLSAPQVLLEAQPTELHVEVPENYGGNFPLYLAKLPLPLEKSEGRVVLSGDPGGEAESPFAVDPESGFLLVTRALDREEQAEYRLQVTLESEDGLVLWGPLSVPVHVKDENDQVPHFSQAVYSAQLSRGTRAGVPFLFPEALDEDEPGTANSDLRFHILSQVPAQPAPNMFQLEPQLGALALSLEGSTSLDQALEGPYQLLVQVKDMGDQASGHQTTATIVVSIVENTWAPLEPIHLAENLQVPYPHLIAQVHWSGGDVHYHLESQPPGPFDVNTEGKLYVSRELDREGQAEYLLRVRAQNPRGEDYAEALQLQVVVTDENDNAPVCPQHDLPISIPELSPPGMEVTRLSAEDVDAPGSPHAHVVYQLLNPEPEEGAESGAFEVDPTSGSVTLGAAPLQAGQNILLQVLAADLAGAEGGLSSTCEITIMIKDINDHAPEFTTSQIGPLSLPEDAEPGILVATLTATDADIEPDFQLMDFAIVAGDVEGTFGLDWEPGAGQVQLRLHKKLSYETAPRHKLLVVVQSVVELVGPDPGPRSTATVTVLVERVSLPQLDQESYKTSVQVSTPAGSLLLTIQPSDPMSSPLRFSLVNDSKGWLCIKEASGEVYTARSLEDALPGDTYTVLVAVQHADERGRSALVPLVLHFLRTPPPPAPVSARHLCTPRQDQGVVVSGASGDPDPASRQGPYSFALGPDPTVQRDWHLQAINGSHAYLSLALNWVEPQKHVIPVVVSRSDLKWQLLVQVAVCRCTVEGQCLRKVGRMKGMPTKQSALGILLGTLAVIGFILILIFTHLAMSRKKDLDQPVDSVPLKTAI from the exons ATGGTCCCTGCCTGGCTGTGGGTGTTCTGCCTCTCTGCCCCCCAG GTTCTTCTTGAGGCCCAGCCTACAGAGCTGCATGTGGAAGTCCCGGAAAACTATGGTGGAAATTTTCCTTTGTACCTGGCCAAG CTGCCACTGCCCCTTGAGAAGTCTGAGGGCCGGGTTGTGCTGTCGGGGGACCCGGGCGGGGAGGCGGAGAGCCCCTTTGCCGTGGACCCAGAATCTGGCTTCCTGCTGGTGACCAGGGCGCTGGACCGAGAGGAGCAGGCAGAGTATCGGCTGCAG GTGACCCTGGAGAGTGAGGACGGCCTCGTCCTGTGGGGCCCGCTGTCCGTGCCCGTGCACGTGAAGGACGAGAACGACCAAGTGCCCCACTTCTCCCAGGCTGTCTATAGTGCTCAGCTGAGCCGGGGCACCAGGGCTG GTGTCCCCTTCCTCTTCCCGGAAGCTTTGGATGAGGATGAGCCAGGCACAGCCAACTCAGATCTCCGATTCCACATCCTGAGCCAGGTCCCAGCCCAGCCTGCTCCAAACATGTTCCAGCTGGAGCCCCAGCTGGGggctctggccctcagcctcgaGG GGAGCACCAGtctagaccaggccctggaggggCCCTACCAGCTGTTGGTACAGGTCAAGGACATGGGCGACCAGGCCTCAGGGCACCAGACCACAGCCACCATAGTTGTCTCCATAGTGGAGAacacctgggcacccctagagccCATCCACCTGGCAGAGAATCTCCAAGTCCCATACCCACACCTCATTGCCCAG GTGCACTGGAGTGGGGGGGATGTGCACTACCATCTGGAGAGCCAGCCTCCTGGGCCCTTTGATGTCAACACAGAGGGGAAACTCTATGTGAGCAGAGAGCTTGATCGAGAAGGCCAGGCTGAG TACCTGCTCCGGGTGCGGGCTCAGAACCCCCGTGGCGAGGACTATGCAGAAGCTCTGCAGCTGCAGGTGGTGGTAACGGATGAGAATGACAACGCCCCTGTCTGCCCCCAGCATGACCTCCCCATCAGCATCCCTGAGCTCAGTCCCCCAG GGATGGAGGTGACGAGGCTGTCGGCAGAGGACGTAGATGCCCCCGGCTCTCCTCATGCCCACGTGGTCTATCAGCTGCTGAACCCTGAGCCTGAGGAGGGGGCAGAAAGCGGAGCCTTTGAGGTGGACCCCACCTCCGGCAGTGTGACTCTGGGGGCCGCCCCGCTCCAAGCTGGTCAGAACATCTTGCTTCAGGTGCTGGCCGCTGACCTGGCAGGAGCTGAAGGTG GCCTCAGCAGCACGTGTGAGATCACTATCATGATCAAGGACATCAACGACCATGCCCCTGAGTTCACCACCTCCCAG ATCGGGCCCCTGAGCCTTCCTGAGGATGCAGAGCCGGGGATTCTGGTGGCCACCCTCACGGCCACCGATGCTGACATCGAGCCTGACTTCCAGCTCATGGACTTTGCCATTGTGGCGGGAGACGTGGAGGGGACCTTCGGTCTGGATTGGGAACCAGGCGCTGGTCAAGTCCAACTCCGGCTCCATAAG AAGCTCAGCTATGAAACAGCTCCAAGACAcaagctgctggtggtggtgcagaGTGTGGTGGAGTTGGTGGGGCCTGACCCAGGCCCTAGGTCCACAGCCACTGTGACTGTGCTTGTGGAGAGGGTGTCACTCCCCCAGCTGGACCAAGAGAGCTACAAGACCAGCGTCCAGGTCAGCACCCCAGCTGGCTCTCTCCTGCTGACCATCCAGCCCTCAGACCCCATGAGCAGCCCCCTCAG GTTCTCCCTGGTCAACGACTCAAAGGGCTGGCTCTGTATCAAGGAGGCCTCAGGGGAGGTGTACACAGCCCGGTCCCTGGAAGACGCCCTCCCCGGGGACACATACACAGTGCTCGTGGCAGTCCAGCATGCAG ATGAGCGGGGCCGCAGTGCCTTGGTGCCCCTGGTGCTCCACTTCCTGAGGACCCCACCACCTCCGGCCCCAGTGTCCGCCCGACACCTCTGCACGCCCCGCCAGGACCAAGGCGTGGTGGTCAGCGGAGCCAGCGGAGACCCCGACCCAGCCAGCAGGCAGGGTCCCTACAGCTTTGCCCTTGGCCCTGATCCTACAGTGCAGCGGGACTGGCACCTCCAGGCCATCAATG GTTCCCATGCCTACCTTAGTCTGGCCCTGAACTGGGTGGAACCCCAGAAGCACGTCATCCCTGTTGTGGTCAGCCGCAGCGACCTCAAGTGGCAGCTCCTGGTTCAAG TGGCTGTATGTCGGTGCACCGTGGAGGGGCAGTGTCTGCGGAAGGTGGGCCGCATGAAGGGCATGCCCACGAAGCAGTCGGCGCTGGGCATCCTCTTGGGCACCCTGGCTGTGATCG GCttcatcctcatcctcatctTCACCCACTTGGCCATGTCGAGAAAGAAGGACCTGGATCAGCCAGTGGACAGTGTGCCCCTGAAGACGGCCATCTAA
- the CDH16 gene encoding cadherin-16 isoform X2, protein MVPAWLWVFCLSAPQVLLEAQPTELHVEVPENYGGNFPLYLAKLPLPLEKSEGRVVLSGDPGGEAESPFAVDPESGFLLVTRALDREEQAEYRLQVTLESEDGLVLWGPLSVPVHVKDENDQVPHFSQAVYSAQLSRGTRAGVPFLFPEALDEDEPGTANSDLRFHILSQVPAQPAPNMFQLEPQLGALALSLEGSTSLDQALEGPYQLLVQVKDMGDQASGHQTTATIVVSIVENTWAPLEPIHLAENLQVPYPHLIAQVHWSGGDVHYHLESQPPGPFDVNTEGKLYVSRELDREGQAEYLLRVRAQNPRGEDYAEALQLQVVVTDENDNAPVCPQHDLPISIPELSPPGMEVTRLSAEDVDAPGSPHAHVVYQLLNPEPEEGAESGAFEVDPTSGSVTLGAAPLQAGQNILLQVLAADLAGAEGGLSSTCEITIMIKDINDHAPEFTTSQIGPLSLPEDAEPGILVATLTATDADIEPDFQLMDFAIVAGDVEGTFGLDWEPGAGQVQLRLHKKLSYETAPRHKLLVVVQSVVELVGPDPGPRSTATVTVLVERVSLPQLDQESYKTSVQVSTPAGSLLLTIQPSDPMSSPLRFSLVNDSKGWLCIKEASGEVYTARSLEDALPGDTYTVLVAVQHAGTLQTPPPPAPVSARHLCTPRQDQGVVVSGASGDPDPASRQGPYSFALGPDPTVQRDWHLQAINGSHAYLSLALNWVEPQKHVIPVVVSRSDLKWQLLVQVAVCRCTVEGQCLRKVGRMKGMPTKQSALGILLGTLAVIGFILILIFTHLAMSRKKDLDQPVDSVPLKTAI, encoded by the exons ATGGTCCCTGCCTGGCTGTGGGTGTTCTGCCTCTCTGCCCCCCAG GTTCTTCTTGAGGCCCAGCCTACAGAGCTGCATGTGGAAGTCCCGGAAAACTATGGTGGAAATTTTCCTTTGTACCTGGCCAAG CTGCCACTGCCCCTTGAGAAGTCTGAGGGCCGGGTTGTGCTGTCGGGGGACCCGGGCGGGGAGGCGGAGAGCCCCTTTGCCGTGGACCCAGAATCTGGCTTCCTGCTGGTGACCAGGGCGCTGGACCGAGAGGAGCAGGCAGAGTATCGGCTGCAG GTGACCCTGGAGAGTGAGGACGGCCTCGTCCTGTGGGGCCCGCTGTCCGTGCCCGTGCACGTGAAGGACGAGAACGACCAAGTGCCCCACTTCTCCCAGGCTGTCTATAGTGCTCAGCTGAGCCGGGGCACCAGGGCTG GTGTCCCCTTCCTCTTCCCGGAAGCTTTGGATGAGGATGAGCCAGGCACAGCCAACTCAGATCTCCGATTCCACATCCTGAGCCAGGTCCCAGCCCAGCCTGCTCCAAACATGTTCCAGCTGGAGCCCCAGCTGGGggctctggccctcagcctcgaGG GGAGCACCAGtctagaccaggccctggaggggCCCTACCAGCTGTTGGTACAGGTCAAGGACATGGGCGACCAGGCCTCAGGGCACCAGACCACAGCCACCATAGTTGTCTCCATAGTGGAGAacacctgggcacccctagagccCATCCACCTGGCAGAGAATCTCCAAGTCCCATACCCACACCTCATTGCCCAG GTGCACTGGAGTGGGGGGGATGTGCACTACCATCTGGAGAGCCAGCCTCCTGGGCCCTTTGATGTCAACACAGAGGGGAAACTCTATGTGAGCAGAGAGCTTGATCGAGAAGGCCAGGCTGAG TACCTGCTCCGGGTGCGGGCTCAGAACCCCCGTGGCGAGGACTATGCAGAAGCTCTGCAGCTGCAGGTGGTGGTAACGGATGAGAATGACAACGCCCCTGTCTGCCCCCAGCATGACCTCCCCATCAGCATCCCTGAGCTCAGTCCCCCAG GGATGGAGGTGACGAGGCTGTCGGCAGAGGACGTAGATGCCCCCGGCTCTCCTCATGCCCACGTGGTCTATCAGCTGCTGAACCCTGAGCCTGAGGAGGGGGCAGAAAGCGGAGCCTTTGAGGTGGACCCCACCTCCGGCAGTGTGACTCTGGGGGCCGCCCCGCTCCAAGCTGGTCAGAACATCTTGCTTCAGGTGCTGGCCGCTGACCTGGCAGGAGCTGAAGGTG GCCTCAGCAGCACGTGTGAGATCACTATCATGATCAAGGACATCAACGACCATGCCCCTGAGTTCACCACCTCCCAG ATCGGGCCCCTGAGCCTTCCTGAGGATGCAGAGCCGGGGATTCTGGTGGCCACCCTCACGGCCACCGATGCTGACATCGAGCCTGACTTCCAGCTCATGGACTTTGCCATTGTGGCGGGAGACGTGGAGGGGACCTTCGGTCTGGATTGGGAACCAGGCGCTGGTCAAGTCCAACTCCGGCTCCATAAG AAGCTCAGCTATGAAACAGCTCCAAGACAcaagctgctggtggtggtgcagaGTGTGGTGGAGTTGGTGGGGCCTGACCCAGGCCCTAGGTCCACAGCCACTGTGACTGTGCTTGTGGAGAGGGTGTCACTCCCCCAGCTGGACCAAGAGAGCTACAAGACCAGCGTCCAGGTCAGCACCCCAGCTGGCTCTCTCCTGCTGACCATCCAGCCCTCAGACCCCATGAGCAGCCCCCTCAG GTTCTCCCTGGTCAACGACTCAAAGGGCTGGCTCTGTATCAAGGAGGCCTCAGGGGAGGTGTACACAGCCCGGTCCCTGGAAGACGCCCTCCCCGGGGACACATACACAGTGCTCGTGGCAGTCCAGCATGCAGGTACACTCCA GACCCCACCACCTCCGGCCCCAGTGTCCGCCCGACACCTCTGCACGCCCCGCCAGGACCAAGGCGTGGTGGTCAGCGGAGCCAGCGGAGACCCCGACCCAGCCAGCAGGCAGGGTCCCTACAGCTTTGCCCTTGGCCCTGATCCTACAGTGCAGCGGGACTGGCACCTCCAGGCCATCAATG GTTCCCATGCCTACCTTAGTCTGGCCCTGAACTGGGTGGAACCCCAGAAGCACGTCATCCCTGTTGTGGTCAGCCGCAGCGACCTCAAGTGGCAGCTCCTGGTTCAAG TGGCTGTATGTCGGTGCACCGTGGAGGGGCAGTGTCTGCGGAAGGTGGGCCGCATGAAGGGCATGCCCACGAAGCAGTCGGCGCTGGGCATCCTCTTGGGCACCCTGGCTGTGATCG GCttcatcctcatcctcatctTCACCCACTTGGCCATGTCGAGAAAGAAGGACCTGGATCAGCCAGTGGACAGTGTGCCCCTGAAGACGGCCATCTAA